The Strix uralensis isolate ZFMK-TIS-50842 chromosome 13, bStrUra1, whole genome shotgun sequence genome window below encodes:
- the COL4A5 gene encoding collagen alpha-5(IV) chain isoform X2 produces the protein MKGEAGEIITSSLPGQKGDPGFPGLPGIPGPPGSMGIPGPIGPPGPPGLTGPPGPPGLPGPKGNMGLNFQGPKGEKGEQGLQGPPGPPGQIGEQKRPNDIEFQKGDQGIPGDPGPPGLPGPQGPPGLPGGIKGEKGEQGEPGKRGKPGKDGEPGQPGRDGLPGGPGINGAPGREGEKGEKGDIGPPGPPGIVISRPGIDATVGPKGSKGLPGLPGAKGERGFSGRPGPPGLPGSPGITTVGPPGPPGLPGERGQKGDPGLPGVSIPGQPGLDGPRGPPGPPGPPGPPAPSVPPGEGLCEQGPPGPPGIPGQQGFTGERGQKGDQGDTCFNCIGTGVTGPPGERGPPGPPGSPGSPGFPGPKGEKGLPGLTGLVGPPGFPGSPGAPGRPGPKGDPGDVLTSPRMKGDKGDPGFPGPPGLPGIDGTPGRDGLPGLPGPKGEPGSVAFKGEMGIPGDPGIPGLPGDKGLPGPPGFGPQGSPGEKGIQGVSGRPGPPGVPGPKGDPGQTITEPGVPGPPGPPGRNGDPGLPGDPGQPGQRGLSGIPGAKGEPGIPGIGLPGPPGPKGFPGTPGPPGAPGAPGRPGLDGPPGPPGFPGQKGDRGFGVPGPPGPPGPPGTKGVQGPKGDPGFPGNPGLPGRAGFDGTPGPKGDPGPSGPPGLPGPPGIPGIGGQGPPGSPGPPGPVGPPGLQGIPGEKGDPGPPGFDVPGPPGDQGTPGYPGPPGLPGPQGSPGPPGRDGIPGFPGAKGEMGVMGAPGPPGPPGTPGRNGLPGLKGNNGLPGPPGPPGLVGQKGIKGEAGLPGPPGKVDPKQLGAKGEKGEPGVPGIPGLSGQKGYQGLPGDPGPPGLSGPPGVPGLPGIKGDTGLPGQPGPTGPPGLKGAMGEMGLPGPPGIKGSQGIAGRPGQPGPAGFPGLKGDKGDPGLSSIGIPGLPGPKGDLGLPGYPGSPGSKGIAGNPGLPGFPGSPGAKGEPGLPGFPGTPGIPGPKGIEGPPGNPGLPGPPGPVGDIGRPGPPGPSGEKGQPGRDGIPGPAGQKGEPGLPGFGRPGPPGLPGLSGQKGELGLPGPPGPPGLPGLKGEPGFQGFPGLQGPPGPPGLPGPPLEGPKGSPGPPGVPGRPGPPGPEGPRGPPGNGGLKGERGNPGQPGPPGLTGQKGDQGPPGRQGDPGRPGLNGMKGDPGLPGVPGFPGMKGPTGPAGPAGLTGSQGLPGPPGPPGLPGTIGRSIVVKGDPGPPGPPGQPGSKGPPGLPGPQGLPGPIGLPGDPGRDGLPGFDGPVGRKGERGLPGQPGSRGIQGPPGPDGLQGPPGPPGTASVAHGFLITRHSQTRDTPLCPQGTSRIYDGFSLLYVQGNERAHGQDLGTAGSCLRRFSTMPFMFCNINNVCNFASRNDYSYWLSTPEPMPMSMEPLTGQSIQPFISRCVVCEAPAMVIAVHSQTIQIPSCPPGWDSLWIGYSFMMHTSAGAEGSGQALASPGSCLEEFRSAPFIECHGRGTCNYYANSYSFWLATVEVSEMFSKPQSETLKAGDLRTRISRCQVCMKKT, from the exons GGTATTCCAGGTGATCCAGGCCCACCAGGACTTCCTGGGCCACAAGGCCCTCCT GGTCTTCCCGGTGGCATAAAAGGTGAAAAAGGTGAGCAAGGAGAACCAGGCAAAAGA ggaaagcctGGCAAAGATGGAGAACCTGGTCAGCCTGGTAGGGAT GGCTTACCTGGTGGGCCTGGAATAAATGGTGCTCCAGGAAGAGAGGGTGAAAAG GGTGAAAAAGGTGACATTGGTCCCCCTGGTCCTCCTGGAATT GTCATTTCAAGACCAGGCATTGATGCAACAGTGGGACCAAAAGGTAGCAAAGGATTGCCAGGACTTCCAGGAGCCAAAGGAGAGCGTGGATTCTCTGGTAGGCCAGGCCCACCTGGCTTGCCAGGTTCTCCAG GGATCACTACTGTTGGACCTCCTGGCCCACCTGGCTTACCTGGTGAGAGAGGACAGAAGGGAGATCCAGGTTTACCTGGTGTTTCTATTCCTGGGCAACCAGGACTTGATGGACCACGAGGACCTCCAGGACCACCAGGTCCCCCAGGGCCACCTGCACCATCTGTTCCTCCTG GTGAAGGGTTATGCGAGCAGGGACCGCCAGGTCCTCCAGGAATTCCAGGACAACAAGGCTTTACGGGGGAGCGAGGCCAAAAAG GTGATCAAGGAGACACATGCTTCAATTGCATAGGAACTGGAGTAACTGGGCCTCCTGGGGAGAGAGGaccaccaggacctccaggtaGTCCAG GTTCTCCTGGTTTTCCTGGACCAAAAGGTGAAAAGGGGCTTCCTGGATTAACTGGCCTTGTAGGGCCACCA GGATTCCCAGGGTCCCCAGGTGCTCCTGGGAGACCTGGTCCTAAAGGAGACCCAGGGGATGTCCTGACTTCTCCAAGAATGAAAGGTGACAAAGGAGACCCTGGCTTCCCAGGACCTCCAGGTCTTCCTGGCATAGATGGCACTCCTGGACGAGATGGACTGCCAGGCCTACCTGGCCCTAAGGGGGAGCCT ggCAGTGTTGCATTCAAAGGAGAAATGGGTATTCCAGGTGATCCAGGAATACCAGGTCTTCCTGGAGACAAAGGACTTCCTGGACCTCCTGGTTTTGGTCCACAAGGTTCACCTGGTGAAAAGGGCATCCAAGGTGTATCAGGCCGTCCAGGGCCTCCTGGAGTTCCCG GTCCAAAAGGTGACCCTGGCCAGACAATTACAGAACCAGGAGTTCCTGGCCCCCCTGGTCCTCCAGGAAGAAATGGTGATCCAGGTCTTCCAG gAGATCCTGGTCAGCCAGGACAGCGTGGCTTATCAGGCATCCCAGGTGCAAAGGGAGAGCCAGGTATTCCTGGCATTGGACTTCCAGGTCCGCCAGGCCCAAAAG GTTTCCCAGGGACTCCAGGCCCCCCCGGAGCTCCGGGAGCTCCAGGTCGCCCTGGTCTAGATGGACCTCCTGGACCACCTGGTTTCCCAGGACAGAAG GGGGATCGTGGATTTGGAGTTCCAGGACCACCTGGACCCCCAGGACCACCAGGCACAAAAGGAGTTCAAGGACCTAAAGGTGATCCTGGCTTCCCAGGAAACCCTGGTCTCCCAGGACGGGCAGGTTTTGATGGCACTCCAGGGCCCAAAG GTGACCCTGGACCAAGTGGACCACCAGGACTCCCGGGCCCACCAGGCATCCCTGGCATTGGTGGTCAAGGTCCACCTGGATCTCCAGGACCTCCGGGTCCTGTTGGCCCCCCAG GGTTGCAGGGCATTCCAGGGGAGAAAGGGGATCCAGGTCCTCCAGGCTTCGACGTTCCTGGTCCTCCAGGTGACCAAGGAACCCCAGGATATCCAGGACCCCCTGGTCTCCCAGGGCCTCAGGGTTCACCTGGACCACCTGGCCGGGATGGAATACCTGGATTTCCAG GTGCCAAAGGTGAGATGGGCGTCATGGGAGCTCCTGGTCCTCCAGGGCCTCCAGGAACTCCTGGAAGAAATGGCCTGCCTGGCTTGAAAG GTAATAATGGATTACCTGGGCCGCCAGGGCCTCCGGGACTGGTAGGACAGAAAGGCATCAAAGGTGAAGCAGGCCTGCCAGGTCCGCCTGGAAAAGTTGATCCGAAACAGCTaggagcaaaaggagaaaaaggcgAGCCAGGTGTTCCAG GTATTCCTGGTTTATCAGGACAGAAAGGTTACCAAGGTCTCCCAGGTGACCCAGGCCCACCAGGACTTAGTGGCCCACCAGGTGTGCCAGGATTGCCAG GCATCAAGGGAGACACAGGGCTTCCAGGGCAACCAGGACCAACAGGACCTCCAGGGTTAAAAGGTGCCATGGGAGAGATGGGCCTTCCAG GTCCCCCAGGCATTAAAGGCAGCCAAGGAATAGCAGGACGTCCAGGGCAGCCTGGGCCTGCAGGATTTCCTGGATTGAAAGGAGACAAAGGTGACCCTGGTCTTTCAAGCATCGGTATTCCTGGTCTCCCTGGACCAAAG GGTGATCTTGGTTTGCCTGGATATCCAGGTAGTCCAGGCAGTAAAGGTATAGCTGGAAATCCTGGTTTGCCTGGATTTCCAGGCAGTCCAGGTGCAAAAGGAGAACCAGGCCTTCCTGGATTCCCAG GAACGCCAGGAATTCCAGGACCAAAAGGTATTGAGGGGCCTCCAGGTAATCCTGGCCTGCCTGGACCACCTGGGCCAGTAG GTGATATTGGTCGTCCTGGCCCTCCTGGTCCTTCAGGGGAGAAGGGACAGCCTGGTCGAGATGGTATCCCTGGACCAGCTGGTCAGAAGGGCGAACCAG GTCTACCAGGTTTTGGGCGCCCAGGACCTCCAGGACTCCCAGGATTGTCAG GGCAAAAAGGAGAACTGGGGTTACCTGGCCCACCGGGGCCCCCTGGACTTCCAGGTCTGAAGGGAGAACCAGGTTTCCAGGGATTTCCTGGTCTACAGGGTCCACCAGGTCCACCAGGATTACCAGGGCCACCTCTGGAAGGTCCTAAAGGTAGCCCTGGCCCACCAGGTGTTCCAGGAAGGCCAG GTCCACCTGGCCCAGAAGGTCCACGAGGGCCACCAGGCAATGGAGGACTTAAAGGGGAAAGGGGGAACCCGGGTCAACCTGGCCCACCTGGCCTGACTGGTCAAAAGGGAGATCAAGGACCACCTGGACGCCAG GGGGATCCTGGTCGACCAGGTCTGAATGGAATGAAGGGCGACCCCGGGCTTCCAGGCGTTCCAGGATTCCCAG GTATGAAGGGTCCCACCGGACCTGCAGGACCTGCTGGCCTCACAGGCAGTCAAGGACTGCCAGGCCCACCAG GTCCACCAGGTTTACCAGGTACCATTGGACGAAGCATTGTTGTCAAAGGTGACCCTGGTCCGCCGGGACCTCCGGGACAGCCTGGGTCGAAAGGGCCACCTGGATTGCCAGGGCCACAGGGCTTGCCAG GTCCAATTGGTCTTCCTGGTGACCCAGGGCGAGATGGACTGCCTGGTTTTGATGGTCCAGTAGGACGTAAAGGAGAGAGAGGTCTTCCAGGCCAACCAG GTTCACGAGGAATACAGGGACCTCCTGGTCCTGATGGCTTACAAGGCCCACCCGGTCCTCCTGGAACAGCTTCTGTTGCTCACGGATTCCTTATCACCCGGCACAGCCAGACCAGGGATACACCACTATGTCCACAAGGAACATCAAGAATATATGATGGATTCTCTCTTCTATATGTGcaaggaaatgagagagcacatgGCCAGGATTTGG GTACTGCTGGGAGCTGTCTTAGACGTTTCAGCACCATGCCCTTCATGTTCTGCAACATCAACAACGTTTGTAATTTTGCATCAAGGAATGACTATTCCTACTGGCTATCAACTCCAGAGCCAATGCCGATGAGCATGGAGCCGCTGACTGGGCAGAGCATCCAGCCGTTCATTAGCCG ATGTGTTGTGTGTGAAGCTCCTGCTATGGTGATAGCTGTCCACAGTCAGACTATTCAGATTCCTTCGTGTCCTCCAGGCTGGGACTCCCTTTGGATTGGTTACTCTTTCATGATG CACACtagtgctggagcagagggctCTGGACAGGCCTTGGCATCGCCTGGATCCTGTTTAGAAGAATTCCGCTCAGCTCCATTCATTGAATGCCATGGTCGTGGCACTTGTAATTACTATGCCAATTCATATAGTTTCTGGCTGGCAACTGTAGAGGTGTCAGAAATGTTCAG TAAACCTCAGTCAGAGACACTGAAAGCTGGAGACTTGAGGACGCGTATTAGTCGTTGTCAAGTTTGCATGAAGAAGACGTAA